A window of the Parabacteroides merdae ATCC 43184 genome harbors these coding sequences:
- a CDS encoding TonB-dependent receptor, whose protein sequence is MIYFNRKGLLYSFIQKETRVMNLALFMLTFMLSGLYATESYSQTVRISLNMKNSTVKEVLKKIENCSEFTFFYNDEIIDVDKRVTLNAEDLSISDILTTILPNCSYTISNKNIIITVKEAGVHQQGKIVTGVVRDVNGEPVVGANVSVKGTTNGTITDMDGKFTLEGVSADSKLSVSYIGYMAQEIVVGNKGAFEIVLKDDTQALEEVVVVGYAAQKKVNLTGSVASLNFTDEKLSRPVTTIAASLSGMAAGVNVMNTSSQPNAEGSSILIRGVGTMNDAGPLILVDGMEMSLNEVNPNDVASISILKDAASCAIYGNRGANGVILVTTKRGSDGKINVTYSGKFSYQTPAKLIRQVTDYADYMEFVNEGYLNTNQAAKFSQSTINEWREAANNPNATNVAGIPNYVTHPNTDWYDVVYDPKWMQEHTISLTGAEKRTNYAISGTYLNNPGLVIESGVKKYYLRSDIESRVTDFLTVGMRAWGYNADQDRNNLGDMWGLNMQKVTPGVYPYYDGKYGGIETNEEDGQAGNPLLNMSNSYGYYKQNKYFVNPYIEVKFLKDFKFTANFYYDQFTNHHRWQPSDYKEQYSFNRTMTLSTPPTSTDMATYKVYDWERREKYWKTNMLVSWAHTYGKHDVGALIGYEESRNWGDEVDICKEGMSSVNLTDFDAMTDPYYIKGSSYEYSSRSWFGRINYAFDNRYLFEMNMRYDGSSRFSPDSRWGLFPSFSAGWRISEEEFMKDIDWLSNLKLRASWGKLGNNSIGNYEWQALYGSGYNYAFNSNKSNGLAMTTFSNYALEWEETAITNIGLDFGVLNNRLNGTIEVYDKKTDGILYRPTLPESLNQFTSPLQNLAGVNNKGLEITLGWNDRVGDISYSVSGNFTYNKNKVTKYKGELVREWRTDANGKKVWYQNVGTVANGSSNLIVEGHEMNEYYMMNPYKGNGSYFNSDGTVNINGGPKDGMIRTEADMKWLQAMFDAGYKFYPNQAIGKDKIWYGDMIYADYNGDGIYGNDDDRDFQGVSWRPKYYFGLQASMTWKGFDLSMNWAGAAGFKIDYYKQTQNSVSVTHGYGLGYDIAYDHYFFDPENPNDPRTNIYSETPRLVGYQNSGQASATSSWHLKNGNYIKLKNLTIGYTFPKEWMKVAFIQNARVYLSGENLLTITKFEGSDPERMAGDGYMPIRQYTVGVNVTF, encoded by the coding sequence ATGATTTATTTTAACCGAAAGGGTCTTTTGTATTCTTTTATTCAAAAAGAAACCAGGGTGATGAATTTAGCCCTGTTTATGTTAACTTTCATGTTAAGTGGGCTTTATGCTACAGAGTCTTATTCTCAGACTGTCCGGATTAGCCTCAATATGAAAAACTCAACAGTCAAAGAGGTATTAAAGAAAATTGAAAATTGCAGTGAGTTTACGTTCTTTTATAATGACGAAATAATAGACGTGGACAAACGTGTCACATTGAATGCTGAGGATCTCAGTATATCAGATATACTGACTACAATTCTCCCGAATTGTAGTTATACGATATCGAATAAAAACATTATCATAACTGTCAAGGAGGCTGGCGTTCACCAGCAGGGAAAGATTGTCACCGGAGTTGTCCGCGATGTTAATGGCGAACCGGTTGTCGGAGCGAATGTTTCGGTAAAGGGCACTACCAACGGAACAATAACCGATATGGACGGGAAATTTACGCTGGAAGGCGTTTCTGCCGATTCTAAACTTTCGGTATCCTATATCGGTTACATGGCCCAAGAGATTGTAGTGGGTAATAAAGGGGCTTTCGAAATCGTATTGAAAGATGACACCCAAGCTCTTGAAGAAGTTGTTGTTGTCGGTTATGCTGCTCAGAAGAAGGTGAATTTGACCGGATCTGTAGCCAGTCTAAATTTTACGGATGAGAAGCTGAGCCGTCCGGTTACCACGATCGCCGCATCGTTGTCAGGTATGGCGGCTGGTGTCAATGTGATGAATACTAGTAGCCAGCCGAATGCCGAAGGTTCTTCCATCTTGATCCGTGGTGTGGGTACGATGAACGATGCTGGCCCACTGATCCTTGTGGACGGAATGGAGATGAGCCTCAATGAAGTGAATCCAAATGATGTGGCTTCGATCTCCATCTTGAAAGATGCCGCTTCTTGTGCCATTTACGGTAACAGAGGGGCTAATGGGGTAATCTTGGTTACGACGAAACGTGGTTCGGATGGAAAAATCAATGTGACCTATTCGGGCAAGTTTTCTTACCAGACTCCGGCCAAGCTGATTCGTCAGGTAACGGATTATGCGGATTATATGGAGTTTGTCAACGAAGGTTATCTCAACACGAACCAGGCGGCCAAGTTCTCCCAGTCGACGATCAATGAGTGGCGTGAAGCAGCTAATAACCCGAACGCGACGAATGTCGCTGGCATACCGAATTATGTGACGCATCCGAATACGGATTGGTATGATGTCGTTTATGACCCGAAATGGATGCAGGAACATACTATCAGCTTGACTGGTGCGGAAAAGCGTACTAACTATGCGATTTCGGGTACTTACCTGAATAATCCAGGTTTGGTTATCGAGTCGGGGGTAAAGAAATATTATTTGCGTAGTGACATCGAGTCGAGAGTAACCGATTTCCTGACTGTAGGAATGCGTGCTTGGGGGTATAACGCCGATCAGGATCGCAATAATCTGGGCGATATGTGGGGATTGAACATGCAGAAGGTGACCCCAGGTGTTTATCCTTATTATGACGGCAAATATGGTGGAATCGAAACTAACGAAGAAGACGGGCAGGCAGGAAACCCATTGCTGAATATGAGTAACTCGTATGGTTACTACAAGCAGAACAAATATTTCGTGAACCCGTATATAGAAGTGAAGTTCTTGAAAGACTTCAAGTTTACAGCCAACTTTTATTATGATCAGTTTACAAACCATCACAGATGGCAACCTTCTGATTATAAAGAACAGTACAGTTTCAACCGTACAATGACTTTGAGTACGCCTCCGACTTCTACGGATATGGCTACTTATAAGGTGTATGATTGGGAAAGACGTGAAAAGTACTGGAAAACCAATATGCTGGTGAGTTGGGCGCATACTTATGGAAAGCACGATGTGGGTGCATTGATCGGTTATGAAGAATCGCGTAACTGGGGAGACGAAGTGGATATTTGTAAGGAAGGTATGTCAAGTGTCAATTTGACAGACTTTGATGCCATGACGGATCCTTATTATATTAAGGGTTCTTCATACGAATATTCTTCTCGTTCTTGGTTCGGTCGCATCAATTATGCATTTGACAATCGTTACTTGTTCGAAATGAACATGCGTTATGATGGTTCTTCTCGTTTTTCTCCCGATTCTCGTTGGGGTCTGTTTCCTTCTTTCTCTGCCGGTTGGCGTATATCTGAAGAGGAATTCATGAAAGATATAGATTGGTTGAGTAATTTGAAGCTGCGTGCATCTTGGGGGAAGTTGGGTAATAATTCCATTGGTAATTACGAGTGGCAGGCACTTTACGGTTCAGGTTACAACTATGCGTTCAATAGCAATAAATCCAATGGTTTAGCCATGACTACTTTCTCCAACTACGCTTTGGAATGGGAGGAAACGGCTATTACCAATATAGGTCTTGATTTCGGTGTTTTGAACAACCGTTTGAACGGAACGATCGAAGTATATGACAAAAAAACGGATGGAATCTTATATCGCCCGACGCTTCCGGAATCTCTGAACCAATTTACTTCTCCGCTCCAGAATCTGGCAGGTGTTAACAACAAAGGGCTTGAAATTACTTTGGGTTGGAATGACCGTGTCGGAGACATCTCTTACTCAGTTTCAGGAAACTTTACTTATAATAAGAATAAAGTGACGAAATATAAAGGGGAGTTGGTCCGCGAATGGCGTACGGATGCCAACGGCAAAAAAGTGTGGTATCAGAATGTTGGTACGGTAGCAAACGGTTCGTCCAACTTGATCGTGGAAGGCCACGAGATGAATGAATATTATATGATGAATCCATACAAAGGTAACGGTTCTTATTTCAATAGTGATGGGACAGTGAATATTAATGGGGGACCGAAAGACGGAATGATCCGTACTGAGGCTGATATGAAATGGTTGCAGGCGATGTTTGATGCTGGTTATAAGTTTTACCCAAACCAAGCGATCGGCAAAGATAAGATTTGGTATGGGGATATGATTTATGCTGACTATAACGGAGATGGTATTTATGGTAATGATGACGATCGCGATTTTCAAGGTGTTTCTTGGAGACCGAAATACTACTTCGGCTTGCAGGCAAGCATGACATGGAAGGGCTTTGACCTATCGATGAACTGGGCGGGAGCAGCCGGATTCAAGATCGATTATTACAAACAAACGCAAAACAGCGTCAGTGTTACGCACGGATATGGTCTCGGATATGACATTGCTTATGATCACTATTTCTTCGATCCTGAAAATCCGAATGATCCGCGTACGAACATTTATTCCGAAACGCCACGTCTCGTTGGTTATCAGAACAGCGGTCAGGCAAGTGCTACCAGTTCTTGGCATCTGAAGAATGGTAACTACATAAAGCTGAAAAACCTGACGATAGGCTATACCTTTCCGAAAGAATGGATGAAAGTAGCCTTCATTCAGAATGCACGAGTTTATCTGTCTGGCGAAAATTTACTGACAATCACTAAGTTCGAAGGTAGCGATCCGGAACGTATGGCCGGTGACGGTTATATGCCGATCCGCCAGTATACGGTTGGTGTTAATGTGACATTCTAA
- a CDS encoding FecR family protein, which produces MKEETHDINEIIIRYLDGSAELEEKRLLLRWLKQSDDNRDDFIATRDLWLSCNVAAGNELEIDIALGKLKNRILLEQGRMERNLPAKRNTLSVVLRWTRIAAVLLLLLGIGYGIGSWKEHSAPDVIVQNQLITAKGSKGRFTLPDGSVVWLNSETKLTYPNQFADDRRLVSLEGEAYFEVAKDAKKPFVVQAGEIDVEVLGTCFDLDSYSSGEFVKTALLNGSVKISGKALKDPVYLKPDELFRYRKSDQTASVEEAKAGLYTDWIKDRLVFDNDCLADILISMEGRYNMDIECPKQFAAATRLSFTIRQESIEEVMEAMSLIAPIRYEIKKNKVYITPRK; this is translated from the coding sequence ATGAAAGAAGAAACACACGATATCAACGAAATCATAATCCGTTATCTGGATGGCTCGGCTGAACTGGAAGAGAAGAGGCTATTGCTTCGATGGCTGAAACAATCGGATGATAATCGGGATGATTTTATTGCAACTCGTGACCTGTGGCTGTCTTGTAATGTCGCTGCCGGAAACGAGCTGGAGATCGATATCGCTTTGGGGAAACTGAAAAACCGTATCTTGCTGGAGCAGGGACGGATGGAGAGGAACTTGCCTGCGAAGAGAAATACATTATCGGTGGTTTTGCGTTGGACGCGGATTGCTGCCGTCTTGTTGCTTTTGCTGGGAATCGGTTATGGTATCGGCAGTTGGAAGGAGCATTCCGCTCCTGATGTCATCGTGCAAAACCAACTGATTACGGCAAAAGGAAGCAAAGGCCGGTTCACGTTGCCTGACGGATCGGTGGTTTGGCTGAATTCGGAAACTAAACTGACTTATCCGAATCAATTTGCCGATGACAGACGGTTGGTCTCTTTGGAGGGAGAAGCATATTTCGAGGTGGCGAAAGATGCGAAAAAGCCTTTTGTCGTACAGGCGGGAGAGATAGATGTAGAGGTCTTGGGGACCTGCTTCGATCTCGATAGCTATTCTTCCGGTGAATTTGTAAAGACCGCTTTGCTGAACGGTAGTGTGAAGATATCGGGAAAAGCCTTGAAAGATCCGGTTTACTTGAAACCGGATGAACTGTTTAGATACCGTAAGTCGGATCAGACCGCCTCTGTCGAAGAAGCCAAAGCCGGTTTATATACCGATTGGATCAAAGACCGCCTGGTATTTGACAACGACTGTCTGGCTGATATCTTAATCAGTATGGAGGGACGCTATAATATGGACATTGAATGCCCGAAGCAGTTTGCCGCTGCCACTCGTCTTTCTTTCACAATCCGGCAGGAGAGCATCGAAGAGGTGATGGAGGCGATGAGTCTGATTGCTCCGATTAGGTATGAGATAAAGAAAAATAAAGTATATATAACTCCTCGAAAATAA